From the genome of Streptomyces sp. NBC_01317, one region includes:
- a CDS encoding AAA family ATPase has product MRRVLVVGISGAGKSTLARTLAGELALPYYEMDALHFTGPDWAVDEDFASRVADIAASPAWIFDSFGYPEVRDLLWEHADTVIWLDYPRRVVMPRVLRRSLRRTVRRERIFGGNRETLAGWFSRDHPAWWAWSQHGARRTDIHARTTNPRFAPLRVVRFGGPGEAGAWVRGRGWG; this is encoded by the coding sequence ATGCGGCGCGTTCTGGTGGTGGGCATCAGCGGGGCCGGCAAGTCCACGCTGGCGCGGACCCTGGCCGGCGAACTCGCCCTGCCCTACTACGAGATGGACGCACTGCACTTCACAGGCCCCGACTGGGCGGTGGACGAGGACTTCGCGTCGCGGGTCGCCGACATCGCGGCCTCCCCGGCCTGGATCTTCGACTCGTTCGGCTACCCCGAGGTCCGCGACCTGCTGTGGGAACACGCCGACACGGTGATCTGGCTGGACTACCCGAGGCGGGTGGTGATGCCCAGGGTGCTGCGGAGATCGCTGAGGCGGACCGTACGCCGGGAACGCATCTTCGGCGGCAACAGGGAGACGCTGGCGGGCTGGTTCAGCCGAGACCACCCGGCGTGGTGGGCGTGGTCCCAGCACGGAGCGCGGCGGACGGACATACACGCCCGGACGACGAATCCCCGCTTCGCCCCACTGAGGGTGGTGCGGTTCGGTGGGCCGGGGGAGGCGGGTGCGTGGGTGAGGGGGCGGGGGTGGGGGTGA
- a CDS encoding RNA polymerase sigma factor SigF, protein MAPRLDEPLSEPRTKGGPRTGDLENLPSEGLVNLPTEGLENLPGEGLENLPEIPPFDEVGAVDARALSKTLFARLESLEEGTYEHAYVRNTLVELNLALVKFAASRFRSRSEPMEDIVQVGTIGLIKSIDRFELSRGVEFPTFAMPTIVGEIKRFFRDTSWSVRVPRRLQELRLDLAKASDELAQRLDRAPTVDELAERLGLTHDEVVEGMTASNAYTASSLDAQPTEDDSEGALSDRIGYDDHGLEGIEYVESLKPMIAELPQRDRHILSLRFVANMTQSEIGEELGISQMHVSRLLTRTLEKLRKGLMVEE, encoded by the coding sequence ATGGCACCCCGGCTCGACGAACCGCTTTCCGAACCGCGTACCAAGGGCGGACCCCGCACCGGGGATCTGGAGAACCTGCCCAGCGAGGGTCTGGTGAACCTGCCCACCGAGGGCCTGGAGAACCTGCCTGGCGAGGGTCTGGAGAACCTGCCCGAGATCCCGCCCTTCGACGAGGTAGGGGCGGTTGATGCCCGGGCCCTGTCCAAGACGCTCTTCGCCCGTCTCGAATCCCTCGAAGAGGGCACGTACGAGCACGCATACGTCCGCAACACCCTGGTCGAGCTGAATCTCGCCCTGGTGAAGTTCGCGGCCTCCCGCTTCCGCTCCCGCAGCGAGCCGATGGAGGACATCGTCCAGGTCGGCACGATCGGCCTGATCAAGTCCATCGACCGCTTCGAGTTGAGCCGTGGCGTGGAGTTCCCCACGTTCGCGATGCCGACGATCGTCGGCGAGATCAAGCGTTTCTTCCGCGACACGTCGTGGTCGGTACGGGTGCCACGCAGGCTCCAGGAGCTGCGCCTGGACCTCGCCAAGGCGAGTGACGAACTGGCGCAGCGCCTCGACCGGGCACCGACGGTCGACGAGCTGGCGGAGCGGCTCGGCCTCACCCACGACGAGGTGGTGGAGGGAATGACGGCGAGCAACGCGTACACGGCGAGCTCGCTGGACGCCCAGCCGACGGAGGACGACTCCGAGGGCGCGCTGTCGGACCGCATCGGCTACGACGACCACGGCCTGGAGGGCATCGAGTACGTCGAGTCCCTCAAGCCGATGATCGCGGAACTTCCCCAGCGGGACCGCCACATCCTTTCGCTGCGGTTCGTGGCCAACATGACGCAGTCGGAGATCGGCGAGGAACTGGGCATCTCCCAGATGCATGTGTCGCGCCTGCTCACGCGGACGCTGGAGAAGCTGCGTAAGGGCTTGATGGTGGAGGAGTGA
- a CDS encoding STAS domain-containing protein, producing MDRQTVGSANRGRLRVEVRTEGRSEVVTAAGELDHHTADVLRVPLETALEQGRVRLVIDCSQLEFCDSTGLNVLLGARLTADAAGGGVHLAGMLPVVARVFEITGADAVFTLHDSVEDALAD from the coding sequence ATGGACCGGCAGACGGTCGGCAGCGCCAACCGGGGCCGGCTTCGGGTCGAGGTTCGGACCGAGGGCCGGAGCGAGGTCGTCACCGCGGCCGGCGAGTTGGACCACCACACGGCGGACGTCCTGCGCGTCCCGCTGGAGACGGCGCTGGAGCAGGGCCGGGTACGCCTGGTCATCGACTGCTCGCAGCTCGAATTCTGCGATTCCACCGGGCTCAACGTACTGCTCGGTGCCCGTCTGACGGCGGACGCCGCCGGCGGCGGGGTTCATCTGGCGGGCATGCTGCCCGTCGTGGCCAGGGTCTTCGAGATCACGGGGGCGGACGCGGTCTTCACCCTCCATGATTCCGTCGAAGACGCCTTGGCGGACTGA
- a CDS encoding ATP-binding protein, with amino-acid sequence MSTTRQPPPGDLGPEPDDAGTPFAPSDGRVRALALSDASGVVPLARDFTRQALYDWGWLPAATPDRRAAAEDVLLVVSELVTNACLHAEGPEELRVSTNAKVLRLEVTDHGEGQPEPRTPHRAGRPGGHGMFIVQRLCLDWGVVRNPGETGKTVWAELAAPPS; translated from the coding sequence ATGAGCACCACCCGGCAGCCTCCGCCGGGCGACCTCGGCCCCGAGCCGGACGACGCGGGAACCCCTTTCGCGCCGTCCGACGGGCGGGTACGCGCGCTCGCGCTGTCCGACGCGAGCGGGGTCGTCCCGCTCGCGCGCGACTTCACCCGCCAGGCGCTGTACGACTGGGGCTGGCTCCCTGCGGCGACCCCCGACCGGCGGGCGGCCGCGGAAGACGTCCTGCTCGTGGTCTCCGAGCTGGTCACCAACGCGTGCCTGCACGCCGAAGGGCCGGAGGAACTGCGCGTCTCGACCAACGCGAAAGTCCTGCGCCTGGAGGTCACGGACCACGGCGAAGGCCAGCCCGAACCCCGCACCCCGCACCGCGCGGGCCGCCCCGGCGGCCACGGCATGTTCATCGTCCAGCGGCTCTGCCTCGACTGGGGTGTCGTACGGAACCCCGGTGAGACCGGGAAGACGGTCTGGGCGGAGCTGGCGGCGCCACCGTCGTGA
- a CDS encoding response regulator transcription factor yields MTRVLLAEDDASISEPLARALRREGYEVEVREDGPTALDAGLQGGVDLVVLDLGLPGMDGLEVARRLRAEGHTVPILVLTARADEVDTVVGLDAGADDYVTKPFRLAELLARVRALLRRGATDPAPAPATHGVRIDVESHRAWMGDEELQLTAKEFDLLRVLVRDAGRVVTRDQLMREVWDTTWWSSTKTLDMHISWLRKKLGDDAANPRYIATVRGVGFRFEKS; encoded by the coding sequence ATGACCCGTGTACTGCTCGCCGAGGACGACGCATCCATCTCGGAGCCGCTGGCCCGCGCCCTGCGCCGGGAGGGTTACGAGGTCGAGGTCCGCGAAGACGGTCCGACCGCCCTGGACGCAGGCCTCCAGGGTGGGGTCGACCTGGTCGTCCTCGACCTCGGCCTGCCCGGAATGGACGGCCTGGAAGTCGCCCGCCGGCTCCGCGCCGAGGGCCACACCGTGCCGATCCTGGTGCTCACCGCCCGCGCCGACGAGGTGGACACCGTCGTCGGGCTGGACGCCGGCGCCGACGACTACGTGACCAAGCCGTTCCGCCTGGCCGAACTGCTCGCCCGCGTGCGTGCCCTGCTCCGGCGCGGCGCCACCGACCCCGCCCCGGCGCCCGCCACCCACGGCGTGCGGATCGACGTCGAGTCGCACCGCGCCTGGATGGGCGACGAGGAGCTGCAGCTCACGGCGAAGGAGTTCGACCTGCTCCGGGTCCTGGTCCGTGACGCCGGCCGGGTCGTCACCCGCGACCAGCTGATGCGCGAGGTCTGGGACACGACGTGGTGGTCGTCCACCAAGACCCTCGACATGCACATCTCCTGGCTCCGCAAGAAGCTCGGCGACGACGCGGCGAACCCCCGCTACATCGCGACGGTACGGGGCGTCGGCTTCCGCTTCGAGAAGAGCTAG
- a CDS encoding ATP-binding protein → MRRRLINSTLAVVLVVIAVFGVSLVIVETRTITSSAQESVDNEAVRIGSIVDSRLLGGENITPGMLADQISKDRYARVDIPGHPPVQFGDHPTGSVIRGKATGEQGEKVVVEERRSSVNREVGRTLLIIGGVALLAVIAAVLLAVRQANKLASPLTDLAETAERLGSGDPRPRHKRYSVPELDRVADVLDSSAERIARMLTAERRLAADASHQLRTPLTALSMRLEEISATDDLDTVKEEATIALTQVERLTDVVERLLTNARDPRTGSAVAFDIDEVVKQQLEEWRSAYRSAGRAIVCSGRNGMRAVGTPGAVAQVLAALIENSLMHGGGTVALRTRVTGNQSVIEVTDEGPGVPADLGARIFERSISGRNSTGIGLAVARDLAEADGGRLELLQQHPPVFALFLSREARTRKAPHTPRSEDGGDRPVR, encoded by the coding sequence TTGCGCCGTCGTCTCATCAATTCCACGCTCGCGGTGGTGCTGGTCGTCATCGCGGTGTTCGGCGTGTCCCTCGTCATCGTCGAGACCCGCACGATCACCAGCAGCGCCCAGGAGAGCGTGGACAACGAGGCCGTCCGGATCGGCAGCATCGTGGACAGCCGCCTGCTCGGCGGCGAGAACATCACCCCCGGCATGCTGGCCGACCAGATCAGCAAGGACCGCTACGCCCGCGTCGACATCCCCGGCCACCCGCCCGTCCAGTTCGGCGACCACCCCACCGGCAGTGTTATCCGGGGCAAGGCCACCGGCGAGCAGGGCGAGAAGGTCGTGGTCGAGGAGCGCCGCTCCTCCGTCAACCGTGAGGTCGGCCGTACCCTCCTGATCATCGGCGGAGTGGCGCTCCTCGCCGTCATCGCCGCCGTCCTGCTCGCCGTACGGCAGGCCAACAAGCTCGCCTCGCCGCTCACCGACCTCGCCGAGACCGCGGAGCGCCTCGGCTCCGGCGACCCGCGCCCCCGCCACAAGCGGTACTCGGTGCCCGAGCTGGACCGGGTGGCCGACGTCCTCGACTCCAGTGCCGAGCGGATCGCGCGCATGCTCACCGCCGAGCGGCGCCTCGCCGCGGACGCGTCGCACCAGCTCCGTACCCCTCTCACCGCCCTGTCCATGCGGCTGGAGGAGATCTCCGCCACCGACGACCTGGACACCGTCAAGGAAGAGGCCACGATCGCGCTCACGCAGGTCGAGCGGCTGACGGACGTGGTGGAGCGGCTGCTCACCAACGCGCGAGACCCCCGTACCGGCTCCGCCGTCGCCTTCGACATCGACGAAGTCGTCAAACAGCAGCTGGAGGAGTGGCGCTCGGCCTACCGCAGCGCGGGACGGGCGATTGTCTGCTCGGGCCGCAACGGCATGCGGGCCGTCGGTACCCCCGGCGCGGTCGCCCAGGTCCTCGCCGCCCTCATCGAGAACTCACTGATGCACGGCGGCGGTACGGTCGCGCTGCGCACGCGCGTCACCGGCAACCAGTCGGTCATCGAGGTGACCGACGAGGGCCCCGGCGTGCCCGCCGACCTCGGCGCGCGGATCTTCGAGCGGTCCATCAGCGGCCGCAACTCCACCGGCATCGGGCTGGCCGTGGCCCGCGACCTGGCGGAGGCGGACGGCGGCCGGCTCGAACTGCTCCAGCAGCACCCGCCGGTCTTCGCGCTCTTCCTCAGCAGGGAGGCGCGTACCCGCAAGGCGCCGCACACCCCGAGGAGCGAGGACGGCGGCGACCGCCCGGTCCGCTGA
- a CDS encoding GtrA family protein: MGERGALRARLDRLVREAAKFGAVGAVGLLVNLVVFNLVRHGTDVPVVRAGILATVVAIVFNYVGFRHFTYRDRDKTRRTKELSLFLLFSVVGLVIENGVLYAATYGFGWDTPLQSNVFKFLGIGVATLFRFWSYRSWVFRSVPLPAEAGESFLERSPDRIQS, translated from the coding sequence ATGGGCGAACGGGGCGCACTCCGCGCGCGACTGGACCGGCTCGTGCGCGAGGCGGCCAAGTTCGGTGCGGTGGGCGCCGTGGGGCTGCTGGTGAACCTGGTGGTCTTCAACCTCGTACGGCACGGTACGGACGTGCCGGTGGTACGGGCCGGCATCCTGGCCACCGTCGTGGCGATCGTCTTCAACTACGTCGGCTTCCGCCACTTCACGTACCGGGACCGCGACAAGACCCGGCGTACGAAGGAACTGTCACTGTTCCTGCTGTTCAGCGTGGTCGGCCTGGTGATCGAGAACGGGGTTCTCTACGCCGCGACGTACGGGTTCGGCTGGGACACCCCGCTCCAGAGCAACGTGTTCAAGTTCCTGGGCATCGGGGTCGCGACGCTGTTCCGCTTCTGGTCGTACCGCAGCTGGGTGTTCCGGTCCGTGCCGCTTCCGGCGGAGGCGGGCGAATCGTTCCTGGAGCGCAGTCCTGACCGGATACAGAGCTGA
- a CDS encoding 5-(carboxyamino)imidazole ribonucleotide synthase gives MTFPVVGMVGGGQLARMTHEAGIPLGLRFKLLSDTPQDSAAQVVGDVVIGDYHDLATLRDFARGCDVITFDHEHVPIEHLRALEADGIPVRPGPDALVHAQDKGVMRARLTELGAPCPRHRIVADPADAAAFAAEVGGFPVVLKTVRGGYDGKGVWVVRSERDAEQPFRAGVPVLAEEKVDFVRELAANIVRSPHGQAVAYPVVESQQVDGVCDTVIAPAPGLSDELAGEAQQLALRLAKELGVVGHLAVELFETADGRILVNELAMRPHNSGHWTQDGAITSQFANHVRAVLDLPLGDPRPRAPWTVMCNVLGGDYPDMYQAYLHCMARDPQLKIHMYGKDVKPGRKVGHVNTYGDDLEDVLERARHAAGYLRGTITE, from the coding sequence GTGACGTTCCCGGTAGTCGGCATGGTCGGCGGCGGTCAGCTCGCCCGTATGACCCACGAGGCGGGCATCCCCCTCGGCCTCAGATTCAAGCTCCTCAGTGACACCCCCCAGGACTCCGCGGCCCAGGTGGTCGGCGATGTGGTCATCGGCGACTACCACGACCTGGCCACGCTGCGTGACTTCGCGCGAGGGTGTGACGTGATCACGTTCGACCACGAGCACGTGCCGATCGAGCATCTGCGCGCGCTGGAGGCGGACGGCATCCCCGTACGCCCGGGTCCCGACGCGCTCGTCCACGCCCAGGACAAGGGGGTGATGCGCGCCAGGCTCACCGAGCTGGGCGCGCCCTGCCCGCGCCACCGCATCGTGGCCGACCCCGCCGACGCGGCGGCCTTCGCCGCGGAGGTGGGCGGCTTCCCGGTCGTCCTCAAGACCGTGCGCGGCGGGTACGACGGCAAGGGCGTGTGGGTCGTACGGTCCGAGCGCGACGCCGAGCAGCCCTTCCGGGCCGGCGTCCCGGTCCTCGCGGAGGAGAAGGTCGACTTCGTACGGGAGCTGGCGGCGAACATCGTCCGCTCCCCGCACGGCCAGGCCGTCGCCTACCCCGTGGTCGAGTCGCAGCAGGTGGACGGGGTCTGCGACACGGTCATCGCGCCCGCGCCCGGCCTCTCCGACGAGCTGGCGGGCGAGGCCCAGCAGCTCGCCCTGCGCCTCGCCAAGGAACTGGGCGTCGTCGGCCACCTCGCGGTCGAGCTGTTCGAGACGGCCGACGGCCGGATCCTCGTCAACGAGCTGGCCATGCGCCCGCACAACTCCGGGCACTGGACGCAGGACGGCGCGATCACCTCGCAGTTCGCCAACCACGTGCGGGCCGTGCTCGACCTGCCGCTGGGCGACCCCCGGCCGCGCGCGCCCTGGACCGTCATGTGCAATGTCCTCGGCGGCGACTACCCCGACATGTACCAGGCGTACCTGCACTGCATGGCCAGGGACCCGCAGCTCAAGATCCACATGTACGGCAAGGACGTGAAGCCGGGCCGCAAGGTCGGGCATGTCAACACCTACGGCGACGACCTGGAGGACGTGCTGGAGCGCGCCCGCCATGCCGCCGGCTACCTGCGAGGAACGATCACAGAATGA